In one Chryseobacterium camelliae genomic region, the following are encoded:
- a CDS encoding adenylosuccinate synthase, giving the protein MSTYVVVGLQYGDEGKGKITDVLSAKSDYVVRFQGGDNAGHTVYVGDEKFVLHLLPSGVLQCKGKCIIANGVVVNPKSFIKEVNQIESKGLKTDHIFISRRAHVIMPYHILLDTYREEEHGGTQIGTTKKGIGPCYEDKIARVGIRMIDLLNPEILRDKIEKNLKIKNSLFEKYYGKPTLDVEEIYNEYLEIGKQLQDRIVDTELELNEAIRDGKNVLFEGAQALMLDIDFGTYPYVTSSSPSTGGVCSGAGVPPTSLQNLIGVAKAYCTRVGNGPFPSELDNELGEKIRQIGGEFGATTGRPRRTGWLDLVSLKHACMINGINNLVITKLDVLTGIENLKVVTHYKTEDGKIIDYFTSSTEKLYNYEPIYQDLPGWNEDITKARSYDELPQTAQEYIEFIEKYLGINVYLVSVGPERSQNIIRKELF; this is encoded by the coding sequence ATGTCAACTTACGTAGTTGTAGGTCTTCAGTATGGAGATGAAGGTAAAGGAAAAATCACGGATGTTTTATCGGCAAAATCGGATTACGTTGTACGTTTCCAGGGTGGAGACAACGCGGGTCACACGGTTTATGTAGGAGATGAGAAATTCGTTTTGCACCTTCTTCCATCGGGAGTTCTTCAGTGCAAAGGGAAATGTATCATTGCAAACGGAGTAGTGGTAAATCCTAAATCTTTCATTAAGGAGGTGAATCAGATTGAAAGCAAAGGCTTGAAAACTGACCACATTTTCATCAGCAGAAGAGCGCATGTCATCATGCCTTACCACATTCTTTTGGATACTTACCGTGAAGAAGAACACGGAGGAACGCAGATCGGAACGACGAAGAAAGGAATCGGACCTTGCTACGAAGATAAAATTGCAAGAGTTGGTATCAGAATGATCGACCTCCTGAACCCTGAAATTTTAAGAGACAAAATCGAGAAAAACTTAAAAATTAAGAACTCTCTTTTTGAAAAATATTACGGAAAACCGACATTAGACGTTGAAGAAATTTACAACGAATATTTAGAAATCGGGAAACAGCTTCAAGACAGAATTGTTGATACGGAACTGGAATTAAATGAAGCGATCAGAGACGGTAAAAACGTTTTATTTGAAGGAGCGCAGGCTTTGATGCTGGATATCGACTTCGGAACCTATCCGTACGTAACTTCATCTTCTCCATCTACAGGAGGAGTTTGCTCAGGAGCAGGAGTTCCGCCAACTTCCCTTCAAAACCTTATTGGTGTTGCAAAAGCATACTGTACAAGAGTTGGAAACGGGCCTTTCCCGTCCGAATTAGATAACGAATTGGGTGAAAAAATCAGACAGATCGGTGGCGAATTCGGTGCTACGACAGGAAGACCAAGAAGAACAGGCTGGTTAGACCTTGTTTCTTTGAAACATGCTTGTATGATCAATGGAATTAATAACTTAGTGATTACAAAATTAGACGTTCTTACAGGAATTGAAAACCTGAAAGTCGTTACCCATTATAAAACTGAAGACGGAAAGATCATTGATTATTTCACTTCTTCAACAGAAAAACTATACAACTACGAACCAATCTATCAGGATCTGCCGGGCTGGAACGAGGATATCACCAAAGCAAGAAGCTATGATGAGCTTCCGCAAACGGCTCAGGAATACATCGAGTTTATCGAGAAGTATTTGGGAATCAACGTTTATTTGGTTTCTGTTGGTCCTGAAAGAAGCCAGAACATTATCAGAAAAGAATTATTCTAA
- a CDS encoding decaprenyl-phosphate phosphoribosyltransferase, whose product MKKYFKLLRVEQWVKNLFVFVPLFFSGNITNIDLLTKSIFAFIIFSLAASSVYILNDYNDIEADKKHPEKRRRPLASGAISKAKAVGILTGLLITDIALVFAAQFYFHQFLWKFAIIVAGYFVMNLAYTFKLKHVPIVDIFIIAIGFVLRVLAGGYITGISISQWAILLTFVLALVLAIGKRRGELINAQVSGKTRRSLDGYNVQFADIALSISVALAIVCYLMFTLSPEIQARLHSAVFYTVIFVVFAFLRYLQQTLVYNRTESPTKIVYRDRYIQITLILWVAAFLILIYFKK is encoded by the coding sequence ATGAAGAAATATTTTAAGCTACTTCGAGTAGAGCAATGGGTAAAAAACCTGTTTGTATTTGTTCCCCTCTTTTTTTCGGGCAATATCACAAATATAGATTTACTTACTAAAAGTATTTTTGCGTTTATCATTTTTTCTTTGGCTGCCAGTTCAGTTTATATTCTGAACGACTATAATGATATTGAAGCTGATAAAAAACATCCTGAAAAGAGAAGACGTCCGTTAGCAAGCGGTGCAATTTCTAAAGCAAAAGCAGTAGGGATTTTGACAGGATTACTTATTACGGATATAGCGCTGGTTTTTGCTGCACAATTTTATTTTCATCAGTTTCTATGGAAGTTTGCCATAATTGTTGCTGGTTATTTTGTGATGAATCTGGCCTATACTTTTAAGCTGAAACATGTTCCTATTGTAGATATCTTTATTATTGCCATTGGTTTTGTCTTGAGGGTTTTAGCAGGAGGATATATTACAGGAATCAGTATTTCTCAGTGGGCGATATTGCTGACATTTGTTTTAGCATTGGTCTTGGCAATCGGTAAAAGAAGAGGAGAACTTATTAATGCGCAGGTTTCCGGGAAAACCAGAAGATCTTTGGATGGCTATAATGTTCAGTTTGCAGATATTGCGCTATCCATTTCCGTGGCATTGGCTATTGTTTGTTATCTTATGTTTACATTATCCCCGGAAATTCAGGCAAGACTGCATTCTGCGGTGTTTTATACCGTAATATTCGTTGTATTTGCTTTCTTAAGATATCTGCAGCAGACTTTGGTATACAACAGAACAGAATCGCCTACAAAAATTGTATACAGAGACAGATACATACAGATAACTCTGATATTGTGGGTAGCAGCATTTTTAATTTTAATTTATTTTAAAAAATGA
- a CDS encoding WbqC family protein — MNMTNVLLPVFYLPPISWFSVFLNPENQIVFEQFENFPKQTYRNRANIYGANGKLSLIIPINHNGKRELKDIEISYREDWRTLHWKSIKTAYQSSPYFEFYEDKLKKIFDLKEKNLLDFNLKALAILQQILKTEKAQSLNTEYIKNPEEADFREKFSAKLPSEFEMDEYYQTFTDKLGFIKDLSILDLICNKGPESLTYIRNIKQSY; from the coding sequence ATGAATATGACGAATGTATTATTACCGGTATTTTATTTACCACCTATTTCCTGGTTTTCAGTGTTCTTAAATCCTGAAAATCAAATTGTATTTGAGCAGTTTGAGAATTTTCCCAAACAGACGTATAGAAACAGAGCCAATATTTATGGAGCTAACGGGAAATTGTCGTTAATTATTCCAATCAATCATAACGGAAAGAGAGAACTGAAAGATATTGAAATCTCTTACAGGGAGGATTGGAGGACCCTTCATTGGAAATCAATAAAAACAGCTTATCAGAGCTCTCCTTATTTCGAGTTTTATGAAGATAAACTGAAGAAAATATTTGATCTGAAAGAAAAGAATCTTTTAGATTTCAACTTAAAAGCATTGGCTATTTTACAACAGATCCTGAAAACCGAAAAGGCACAGTCTTTGAATACAGAGTATATCAAAAATCCTGAAGAGGCTGATTTCAGAGAGAAATTCTCAGCGAAACTGCCATCAGAATTTGAAATGGATGAATATTATCAGACATTCACAGATAAACTTGGTTTTATAAAGGATTTATCAATTTTAGACCTTATTTGTAACAAAGGACCTGAATCTTTGACTTATATAAGAAATATTAAACAATCATACTAA
- a CDS encoding ParB/RepB/Spo0J family partition protein, whose product MKDKKRAMGRGLGAILSAESKATINSATDVGADKFVGNIVEVSIEDIYPNSTQPRTYFDEKALNELAQSIKNLGIIQPVTLRKDGERFEIISGERRFRASKIAGLTSIPAYIRLVNDQELLEMALVENIQREDLDAIEIALTYHRLLEEIGLTQENLSQRVGKDRSTITNSIRLLRLSPDIQNAIRSGEISAGHGRAIISLENEEHQQILFDLIIKEQLNVRQAEQAATALKNPKSPAAKRAKAELSNNYKRVQKTISDILDVKVEIKTSGNGKKGKIVLDFKNEDELEYILSHIK is encoded by the coding sequence ATGAAGGATAAAAAAAGAGCGATGGGGCGCGGTTTAGGTGCTATTCTTAGTGCTGAATCCAAAGCGACGATTAATTCTGCTACCGATGTGGGAGCAGATAAATTTGTGGGAAATATTGTTGAAGTATCCATAGAAGATATTTATCCGAATTCCACCCAGCCAAGAACTTATTTTGATGAAAAAGCATTGAACGAACTTGCTCAGTCTATCAAAAACCTAGGCATTATTCAGCCTGTTACTTTAAGAAAAGACGGAGAAAGATTCGAAATTATATCGGGGGAAAGACGTTTCAGGGCAAGTAAAATTGCAGGTCTTACCAGTATTCCTGCCTATATTCGTTTGGTGAATGATCAGGAGCTTTTGGAAATGGCTCTTGTTGAAAACATTCAGAGAGAAGATCTGGATGCCATTGAAATTGCACTTACTTATCACAGGCTTTTAGAAGAAATTGGTTTAACGCAGGAAAATCTTAGCCAAAGAGTAGGGAAAGACAGAAGTACCATTACCAACTCGATCAGGCTTTTAAGATTAAGCCCGGATATTCAGAATGCCATCAGGAGCGGAGAGATTTCTGCAGGGCATGGTAGAGCAATCATTAGTCTGGAGAATGAAGAACATCAGCAGATTTTATTTGATTTAATCATTAAAGAACAATTGAACGTTCGTCAGGCTGAACAAGCGGCTACAGCGTTGAAAAATCCGAAATCACCGGCTGCCAAAAGAGCAAAAGCAGAACTTTCCAATAATTATAAGAGAGTTCAGAAAACAATCTCTGATATTTTAGATGTAAAAGTGGAGATCAAAACCTCCGGAAATGGTAAAAAAGGTAAAATTGTTCTGGATTTCAAAAATGAAGACGAGCTGGAATATATTTTATCCCATATAAAATAA
- the dapB gene encoding 4-hydroxy-tetrahydrodipicolinate reductase produces the protein MRIALVGYGKMGKIIDEIAQKRGHEVVARLKETPTAENLNNPDVVIEFSLPEVAFENVKACLENKVPVICGTTGWLERRSEIEKISVENNTAFLYGSNFSLGVNLFFALNEKLADLMKNVDEYSCQLEEIHHIHKKDAPSGTAISIAEGIFKHNSKFDAWKLDETKDNQLGIFAIREDEVPGTHSVFYRSEVDEIEIKHTAFNRNGFALGAVVASEWIKDKKGNFEMKDVLGL, from the coding sequence ATGAGAATAGCATTAGTTGGATATGGTAAAATGGGTAAAATTATTGATGAAATTGCTCAGAAAAGAGGTCATGAAGTCGTAGCCCGCCTAAAAGAAACTCCAACTGCTGAAAATCTTAATAATCCTGATGTTGTTATTGAGTTTTCACTTCCCGAAGTGGCATTTGAAAACGTAAAAGCATGTCTTGAAAATAAAGTTCCTGTAATCTGCGGAACAACGGGCTGGCTGGAAAGAAGATCTGAAATCGAAAAAATATCGGTTGAAAATAATACAGCCTTTTTATATGGGTCAAACTTTAGTCTAGGAGTTAATTTATTCTTTGCTTTAAACGAGAAACTAGCGGATTTAATGAAAAATGTAGATGAGTATTCATGTCAATTAGAGGAAATTCATCATATTCACAAAAAAGATGCACCAAGCGGAACTGCGATTTCTATTGCGGAAGGTATTTTTAAACACAATTCAAAGTTTGATGCCTGGAAATTGGATGAAACAAAAGATAACCAATTGGGTATTTTTGCGATTCGTGAAGATGAGGTTCCGGGAACACACAGTGTTTTTTACAGAAGCGAAGTCGATGAAATTGAAATTAAGCATACTGCATTCAACAGAAATGGTTTTGCACTGGGAGCTGTAGTCGCTTCAGAATGGATTAAAGATAAAAAAGGAAATTTTGAAATGAAAGACGTTTTAGGTCTTTAA
- a CDS encoding energy transducer TonB: protein MKHPHQNQEFRFNEVLFEGRNKEYGAYVLRNESDRILTRALFVGVSLLAAVSITPFVINAFKSEPVIDRTVYDGGHIFKQVDVPEKDPPAQVKTQPAPEKIKTIDKTVPEPKAIVTNEKKDTPKDNLNAVASTQTSEGKEITTPTYIPIAPPTNGNGTSKENVVTKVEPKEDPYKIVDSKDLGQEAVFVGGVDSFRNKVMNNFDGSGFGSDDVMRTTITFIVEKDGTISGIKATGSDADFNNEAIRTIKYIKGKWTPAKNKQGEFVRSYFKFPISMKFDN from the coding sequence ATGAAACACCCACACCAAAATCAGGAATTTCGTTTTAATGAAGTTTTATTTGAAGGCCGCAACAAAGAATACGGCGCTTATGTTTTAAGAAATGAATCAGACAGAATATTAACAAGAGCACTTTTTGTAGGTGTGAGTTTATTGGCTGCAGTTTCTATTACTCCATTTGTGATTAATGCATTCAAGTCGGAACCTGTGATTGACAGGACTGTTTATGATGGAGGGCATATCTTTAAACAAGTAGATGTGCCTGAGAAAGATCCTCCTGCTCAGGTAAAAACACAACCTGCTCCTGAAAAAATAAAAACAATCGACAAGACTGTACCGGAGCCTAAAGCAATAGTAACGAATGAGAAAAAGGATACTCCAAAAGATAATTTGAATGCGGTTGCAAGCACTCAGACCTCTGAAGGAAAAGAAATTACCACGCCAACCTATATACCAATTGCACCTCCAACAAATGGTAATGGTACTTCTAAAGAAAATGTAGTTACAAAAGTGGAGCCCAAAGAAGATCCATATAAAATTGTTGACAGTAAAGATTTAGGACAAGAAGCTGTTTTTGTAGGTGGAGTTGATTCTTTCAGAAATAAAGTAATGAATAACTTTGACGGTTCCGGATTTGGTTCTGATGATGTGATGAGAACAACAATCACGTTTATTGTCGAAAAAGACGGAACAATCTCAGGAATTAAAGCTACCGGTTCGGATGCTGATTTTAACAATGAGGCAATAAGAACGATTAAATATATCAAAGGCAAATGGACACCGGCAAAAAATAAACAAGGTGAATTCGTTAGAAGCTATTTCAAATTTCCTATATCGATGAAGTTTGATAATTAA
- the lepB gene encoding signal peptidase I, with protein MNYFLTYTVYVLILSVLMGISTWKLFKKMGYNPLFAFIPFYNYFIILKETKHPKWWAVLSYLPIVGPIMMSVFHIYLMKKFGKNLFQHQLLTVILPFIYMASVNYSKDAEIEDESDNELFLTDEEKNTKKKDTFIGSITFAVVFATIIHVFVTQPFGIPTGSMERTLLVGDFLFVNKWSYGYRLPMRPVAIPFLQGTIMDTGEKGNPKDDPKSYAEGVKLPYSRILQFNKPQRNDVVVFNYPQDSVHVAIDRKDPYVKRCVAVAGDTFEMRGGRLFVNGKPETVLGDQEVQHAYTVNTGSQLDIPSLYNTYGFLPVREMQTEKGFLYAFQGLTDKTAAEIKALPNVVSMEESIFPKDSATISYKLNADKSAYTKSVDTTQSIFPVNKPWNQDWYGPVRIPKKGDVVAINKESLPMYQWIISEYEHNSLENKNGKIFINGKETSQYTIKQDYYMMVGDNRDASLDARFFGFVPEENIVGKPMFTWMSLQGAFSDASSTYQAPKKIRWERMFKATNTGEANKTSYWWVAAMILILFFGWEYFVKLFGKKKKEEDL; from the coding sequence ATGAATTACTTTTTAACGTACACAGTTTATGTTCTCATCTTATCTGTATTGATGGGAATTTCTACTTGGAAGCTGTTTAAGAAAATGGGATATAATCCGCTGTTTGCTTTTATCCCTTTCTATAATTATTTCATTATTTTAAAAGAAACAAAGCATCCGAAATGGTGGGCGGTTTTATCCTATTTACCGATTGTAGGGCCTATTATGATGTCTGTTTTTCATATTTACTTAATGAAGAAATTTGGGAAAAATCTTTTCCAGCATCAGCTTCTTACCGTAATTCTTCCGTTCATTTACATGGCAAGTGTAAATTACTCTAAAGATGCCGAAATAGAAGACGAAAGTGATAATGAGCTATTCTTAACGGATGAAGAAAAAAACACGAAGAAAAAAGATACTTTCATAGGTTCTATTACTTTTGCTGTTGTTTTCGCTACGATTATCCACGTTTTCGTTACACAGCCATTCGGGATTCCTACAGGATCAATGGAAAGAACATTGTTGGTAGGTGATTTCCTTTTCGTAAACAAATGGAGCTATGGATACAGACTTCCTATGCGTCCGGTTGCGATTCCTTTCTTACAGGGAACCATTATGGACACCGGAGAAAAAGGAAACCCTAAAGATGATCCTAAATCTTATGCAGAAGGCGTTAAATTGCCATATTCAAGAATTTTACAGTTTAATAAGCCACAAAGAAATGATGTGGTGGTATTCAACTATCCTCAGGATTCCGTACACGTAGCAATTGACAGAAAAGATCCTTATGTAAAAAGATGTGTTGCTGTTGCAGGAGATACTTTTGAAATGAGAGGAGGACGACTTTTTGTAAACGGGAAACCGGAAACCGTTTTGGGAGATCAGGAAGTTCAGCATGCTTATACGGTAAATACAGGATCTCAGCTAGATATTCCTTCCTTATATAATACTTACGGATTTTTGCCTGTAAGAGAAATGCAGACTGAAAAAGGATTTTTATATGCATTCCAGGGATTAACAGATAAAACGGCTGCAGAAATAAAAGCGTTACCCAATGTGGTGAGTATGGAGGAGAGTATTTTCCCTAAAGATTCTGCTACGATTTCATATAAATTAAATGCGGATAAATCTGCTTATACAAAAAGCGTAGATACTACTCAATCTATTTTCCCGGTTAATAAACCTTGGAATCAGGATTGGTATGGTCCGGTAAGAATTCCTAAAAAAGGAGATGTTGTTGCTATCAATAAAGAATCTCTTCCAATGTATCAATGGATCATTTCTGAATACGAGCACAACAGTTTAGAAAACAAGAACGGAAAAATTTTTATTAACGGAAAAGAAACAAGCCAATATACCATCAAACAAGATTATTATATGATGGTTGGAGATAATAGGGATGCTTCTTTGGATGCCAGATTCTTTGGTTTCGTTCCTGAAGAAAATATTGTCGGAAAGCCGATGTTTACTTGGATGAGTCTTCAGGGAGCTTTCTCTGATGCAAGTTCAACTTATCAGGCTCCTAAAAAAATCCGTTGGGAAAGAATGTTTAAAGCAACCAACACAGGAGAAGCCAACAAAACTTCGTACTGGTGGGTGGCAGCGATGATTCTTATCTTGTTCTTCGGTTGGGAATATTTTGTAAAGTTATTCGGAAAGAAGAAAAAAGAAGAAGATTTATAA
- a CDS encoding S8 family serine peptidase codes for MKKILLAAVFLAGFSFTYAQEAKGNVDPKEDKDLMTWYHKDFSSAKVYGVNTENAYKYLESKGLKPKTVLVGVLDSGVQVDHPGLVKNIWSNPNEVPNNGKDDDGNGYVDDIHGWNFIGGKNGDIDIDNMEVTRVVAKYKPVFEGDDSAKNKANQAKMPEDFAMYMKAKDLFSKKSVEAKQGFQTYSMINEAIPTMVKLLGGKNVTPENVAAIKTADQKEAMVLQVLKQVAGSPEFQGKTPVEFEKIMKDQMKEALDYFGPQAKQYDLSYDPRKEIVGDNYDDYSEKNYGNNHYEGPDATHGTHVAGIIAGLPQGKEIQYGVASKVAKIMSVRTVPNGDERDKDVANAIRYAVDNGAKILNMSFGKPVSPGKSVVWDAFKYAEDKGVLLVKAAGNENEDVAEHLAYPTNFKNVTDEKPFVNNVVVVGASTNKNDALRAGFSNYNKKMVNVFAPGDEIYSTIPHNEYKYLQGTSMASPVVAGAAAVLLAYMPNLTPVQIIESLVKSSNSNTTNEFGNFSQAGGVIDVKKAAEYAYANFYNGKSITVKKATKSVKKTVKK; via the coding sequence ATGAAAAAAATATTATTAGCTGCTGTTTTTTTAGCAGGTTTTAGTTTTACCTATGCTCAGGAAGCTAAAGGTAATGTAGATCCAAAAGAAGATAAAGATTTGATGACTTGGTATCATAAAGACTTTTCTTCTGCCAAAGTATATGGGGTAAATACAGAAAACGCATACAAATATTTAGAATCTAAAGGTCTGAAGCCTAAAACAGTATTGGTAGGTGTTTTAGACAGCGGTGTACAGGTAGATCACCCCGGATTGGTAAAAAATATCTGGTCAAACCCTAATGAAGTTCCGAATAACGGAAAAGATGACGACGGAAACGGATATGTAGATGATATTCACGGATGGAATTTCATTGGTGGTAAAAACGGCGATATCGATATCGACAACATGGAGGTAACAAGAGTGGTGGCGAAATACAAACCTGTTTTTGAAGGCGACGATTCTGCAAAAAACAAAGCAAACCAAGCTAAAATGCCGGAAGACTTTGCAATGTATATGAAAGCTAAAGATCTTTTCTCTAAGAAAAGTGTTGAAGCAAAGCAAGGTTTTCAGACATATTCTATGATTAACGAAGCAATCCCTACCATGGTAAAATTACTCGGTGGAAAAAACGTTACTCCGGAAAATGTTGCAGCTATTAAAACAGCTGATCAAAAAGAGGCAATGGTTCTTCAGGTACTGAAACAAGTAGCTGGAAGTCCGGAGTTTCAAGGAAAAACTCCTGTGGAATTTGAGAAAATAATGAAAGACCAGATGAAAGAAGCTCTTGATTATTTCGGTCCTCAGGCAAAACAATATGATCTGTCTTATGATCCGAGAAAAGAGATTGTAGGAGATAATTATGATGATTATTCTGAAAAAAATTACGGGAACAATCACTATGAAGGTCCGGATGCAACGCACGGAACTCACGTTGCAGGTATTATCGCAGGGCTTCCGCAAGGAAAAGAAATTCAGTACGGAGTAGCTTCAAAAGTAGCTAAGATCATGTCGGTAAGAACTGTTCCAAACGGGGACGAAAGAGATAAAGACGTTGCAAATGCGATCAGATATGCAGTAGATAACGGAGCTAAAATTTTGAATATGAGCTTTGGTAAACCGGTTTCTCCGGGTAAAAGCGTAGTTTGGGATGCATTTAAATATGCTGAGGATAAAGGCGTTCTTTTAGTAAAAGCAGCTGGTAACGAAAACGAAGATGTTGCGGAACACTTAGCATACCCTACCAATTTTAAAAATGTTACAGATGAAAAACCATTTGTAAATAATGTTGTGGTAGTAGGGGCAAGTACCAATAAAAATGATGCTTTAAGAGCCGGTTTCTCTAACTATAACAAAAAAATGGTAAATGTTTTTGCTCCGGGTGACGAGATTTATTCTACAATTCCTCATAATGAGTATAAATACTTGCAGGGGACTTCGATGGCTTCCCCGGTTGTTGCAGGTGCAGCAGCAGTGTTATTAGCATATATGCCAAACCTTACTCCGGTTCAGATTATTGAATCTTTAGTGAAATCAAGCAATTCAAATACTACGAATGAATTCGGGAATTTCTCTCAGGCAGGGGGTGTAATTGACGTGAAAAAAGCAGCAGAATATGCTTATGCCAATTTTTATAACGGAAAATCGATCACTGTAAAAAAGGCTACGAAATCTGTAAAAAAGACTGTTAAAAAATAA
- a CDS encoding DUF5683 domain-containing protein, with the protein MKKIFFTFFLCLFAVSYSQVIPNDTIKADSLASKEITPLEQSKKNLKSEAKIVEDLESANGPTKKTMKLNPTRAGLYSAVLPGLGQYYNKKYWKIPIVWGAVGTGVGIAIWNDNQYKKYREYYIAKLNGTPNEFIDSRPWLDKTALGNVQDRAKRQRDYAIAITGLIYILNIVDAVVDSHLYESRHDPDLSFAPAVIQDQYGINPPKTGLSLSYRF; encoded by the coding sequence ATGAAGAAAATATTTTTCACATTTTTTCTGTGTCTGTTCGCAGTCTCTTATTCACAAGTAATACCTAATGATACCATTAAGGCAGACTCTCTTGCGAGCAAGGAAATAACACCCTTGGAACAATCTAAAAAAAATCTGAAATCGGAAGCAAAAATTGTAGAAGATTTAGAAAGCGCAAACGGACCTACCAAAAAAACAATGAAGCTTAATCCTACAAGAGCAGGGCTATATTCTGCTGTTTTACCAGGATTAGGACAATATTACAATAAAAAATACTGGAAAATTCCTATCGTGTGGGGAGCTGTAGGAACGGGAGTAGGAATTGCCATATGGAATGATAACCAGTACAAAAAATACCGAGAATATTATATCGCCAAATTAAACGGCACTCCCAATGAATTTATAGACAGCAGACCTTGGCTGGATAAAACAGCTTTAGGAAACGTACAAGACAGAGCAAAAAGACAAAGAGATTACGCGATTGCAATCACAGGACTGATTTATATTCTAAATATTGTAGATGCGGTGGTAGATTCCCACCTTTATGAAAGCCGCCACGATCCGGATCTGTCTTTTGCACCTGCCGTTATTCAGGATCAATATGGGATTAACCCACCTAAAACGGGTTTAAGTTTAAGTTATAGATTTTAA
- a CDS encoding ParA family protein encodes MAKIIGIANQKGGVGKTTTAVNLAAALGVLEKKILIIDADPQANATSGLGVDDVQYSTYNLLEHSIDTRSCIKQTATPNLDIVPSHIDLVAAEIELVDKDNREYMLKKALESVRNDYDYIIIDCAPSLGLITVNALTAADSVIIPIQCEYFALEGLGKLLNTIKNVQKIHNKDLDIEGLLLTMYDSRLRLSNQVVEEVNSHFPEMVFETIISRNVRLSEAPSFGESILNYDAESKGAVQYIQLAEEVLLKNEKLVKN; translated from the coding sequence ATGGCAAAAATCATAGGTATCGCTAATCAAAAAGGAGGTGTTGGAAAAACTACAACCGCAGTGAATTTAGCAGCAGCATTAGGGGTATTGGAAAAGAAAATATTAATCATTGATGCTGATCCTCAGGCGAATGCTACCTCAGGTTTAGGAGTTGATGATGTTCAGTATTCTACATACAATTTATTGGAGCACAGTATTGATACAAGAAGCTGTATCAAGCAGACTGCTACGCCTAATTTGGATATCGTGCCCTCTCATATCGATTTGGTAGCAGCTGAAATTGAGCTGGTAGACAAAGACAACCGTGAATATATGCTGAAAAAAGCATTGGAAAGCGTAAGAAATGATTACGATTATATCATTATCGATTGTGCCCCGAGTTTAGGTTTGATCACAGTAAATGCGCTTACTGCTGCAGATTCTGTAATTATCCCGATTCAGTGTGAATATTTTGCATTGGAAGGGTTGGGTAAATTGTTGAATACCATTAAAAACGTTCAGAAAATCCATAATAAAGATTTAGATATTGAAGGACTTCTTTTGACGATGTACGACAGCAGATTGAGATTATCCAATCAGGTTGTGGAAGAAGTCAACTCACATTTCCCTGAAATGGTATTTGAAACCATCATCAGCAGAAACGTAAGATTGAGTGAAGCTCCGAGTTTTGGAGAAAGTATTCTGAACTATGATGCGGAAAGTAAAGGAGCGGTTCAGTACATTCAGCTGGCAGAAGAAGTATTGCTGAAGAACGAAAAATTAGTAAAGAATTAA
- a CDS encoding OmpA family protein gives MKFTKTYIGALFLSSALLLTSCEAVQNSNHQQRGTAVGAASGAIIGGILGNNVGKGKNAALGAVLGGVIGGVAGNVIGSKMDKQAREIKETLPGAQVERVGDGIKITLNESIVNFDFDSSNLKAASITNLDKLAQVLINNPDTNINIYGHTDSKGADDYNMKLSERRANAVKSYLSGKGIASSRLFALGEGESMPVASNDTEEGRAKNRRVEFAITANEKMINDAQQGQ, from the coding sequence ATGAAATTTACAAAAACATATATCGGAGCCCTTTTCTTGTCATCAGCCTTATTGCTTACAAGTTGTGAAGCTGTGCAAAATTCTAACCACCAGCAAAGAGGTACAGCAGTAGGTGCCGCATCCGGAGCAATTATTGGAGGTATTTTAGGAAATAATGTCGGAAAAGGTAAAAATGCAGCATTAGGAGCTGTCTTAGGAGGGGTAATTGGAGGTGTTGCCGGTAACGTTATCGGTAGTAAAATGGATAAACAGGCTAGAGAAATTAAAGAAACTTTACCTGGAGCCCAAGTAGAAAGAGTAGGAGACGGTATCAAAATTACATTGAACGAAAGTATTGTAAACTTTGATTTCGATTCTTCAAACTTAAAAGCAGCATCCATTACGAATTTGGATAAACTAGCTCAGGTTTTGATTAACAATCCTGATACAAATATTAATATTTATGGTCACACAGACAGTAAAGGTGCTGATGACTATAATATGAAGCTTTCTGAAAGAAGAGCTAACGCTGTAAAATCATATTTATCTGGTAAAGGTATAGCTTCCAGCAGACTATTTGCTTTAGGTGAAGGTGAAAGCATGCCGGTTGCATCTAACGATACCGAAGAGGGTAGAGCTAAAAACCGTAGAGTGGAATTTGCAATCACTGCAAATGAAAAAATGATTAACGATGCTCAACAAGGGCAATAG